One Candidatus Cloacimonas sp. DNA window includes the following coding sequences:
- the hrcA gene encoding heat-inducible transcriptional repressor HrcA, with the protein MKKNQLRLNETLKALVDEYIISCEPVSSRILNEKYLGDVSSATLRLDLLKLEEMNLISQPHTSAGRIPTIKGYREYLKLIEPEIAKTRYDGMDILRELLVRNYKDTPKALHYIMQNLAKETDQLSFVAEPEVSSGYLAKLDVFSIGENKLIFVMSLDSGLDKTVILKCQNEITEAQLKKLVRYLNDELVGLQIYDIANRVLLEMQENADNGLISWFLTELHKAFMEISDFFIQYDGSINFLEQKEFDLKENILKFMGLLQSQDFLLNTMRKYQGDKETNVVLGEDFAINNWLDFALIYSKYEVFGIPGFLGVLAPIRTEYRKLIPLIRDVAKTITNTTRRGMIVPQENRNE; encoded by the coding sequence ATGAAAAAGAATCAACTACGCTTAAACGAGACCCTTAAAGCGCTGGTAGATGAATACATAATCAGTTGCGAACCAGTGTCTTCCAGGATACTGAACGAAAAGTATCTCGGTGATGTATCATCGGCTACTTTGCGTTTGGACTTGCTGAAACTGGAAGAAATGAATCTGATTTCCCAACCGCATACTTCTGCAGGCAGGATCCCTACTATAAAGGGCTACAGAGAATACCTGAAACTGATAGAACCGGAAATTGCCAAGACGAGATATGACGGAATGGATATATTGAGAGAGCTTTTGGTTCGGAACTATAAAGATACACCCAAGGCATTGCATTATATAATGCAAAATTTGGCAAAAGAAACAGATCAGCTGTCTTTTGTTGCCGAGCCGGAGGTCTCCAGTGGTTATTTGGCAAAATTGGATGTATTTTCTATAGGTGAGAATAAGTTGATTTTCGTGATGAGCTTGGATTCTGGGTTGGATAAAACCGTTATTTTAAAATGTCAGAATGAAATAACGGAAGCACAACTGAAGAAACTGGTGCGTTATTTGAATGATGAATTGGTTGGCTTGCAAATTTATGACATTGCCAATCGGGTATTGTTAGAGATGCAAGAAAATGCGGATAACGGATTGATTAGCTGGTTTTTAACAGAATTGCACAAAGCATTTATGGAAATAAGTGATTTCTTTATTCAATACGATGGAAGCATTAACTTTCTGGAGCAGAAAGAATTTGATTTAAAAGAGAATATTCTGAAGTTTATGGGGTTATTACAAAGCCAGGATTTTCTGCTGAATACGATGCGTAAATATCAAGGTGATAAAGAAACGAATGTAGTATTGGGTGAGGATTTTGCCATTAACAATTGGTTGGATTTTGCCCTAATATACTCTAAATATGAGGTTTTTGGCATACCCGGTTTTTTGGGAGTGCTGGCACCCATCAGAACAGAATATCGTAAACTGATCCCTCTTATCAGGGATGTAGCCAAAACGATAACAAATACAACAAGGCGCGGAATGATCGTGCCTCAGGAGAATAGGAATGAATAA